The following are encoded in a window of Planctomycetia bacterium genomic DNA:
- a CDS encoding caspase family protein — protein sequence MKTLRHVLFSVSCVLLCAASASAQKFHALLVADISPAAKWGEYRPNLVDDVGNMHMMLQRGCPENLLKTSFLMLEEDEQATPTKLLEAIEQLRSNRNDTILFYYTGHGGIDDRGSYFDLAGGKLYREQVVNAAKTHGSRLVVLVTDCCNARDDGLSQSFPRAAYIPSPEAYTPLFQSLFIEPTGVVDVNACGPGESAFFSLPPKELSEEYGSLFTKALTKWAEEKNDRRSTWDELLMDVGVRVHLMFREAYPDGIAVAKGAAMQTDQNVFARNYPGMPKDRGIRLGIAVRDDNEGRGAMIVEIVDGSPATKAFDIERESYGPLAKGRRITTMNGRKISGPKEFEAAIKSSPQIMRLTVEGSDLAGHEFLVRLSY from the coding sequence ATGAAAACGTTGCGACACGTCTTATTCTCGGTCTCTTGCGTTTTGCTTTGCGCAGCATCGGCTTCCGCTCAGAAGTTCCATGCGTTGCTCGTCGCCGATATTTCGCCGGCCGCGAAATGGGGCGAGTATCGGCCGAACCTGGTCGACGATGTCGGCAACATGCACATGATGCTGCAGCGCGGCTGCCCGGAAAATTTACTCAAGACATCGTTCCTGATGCTTGAGGAAGACGAACAGGCGACGCCCACGAAACTGCTCGAGGCGATCGAGCAACTGCGGTCGAACCGCAACGACACGATTCTTTTTTACTACACCGGACACGGCGGCATCGACGATCGAGGAAGCTATTTCGATCTTGCCGGCGGAAAGCTCTATCGCGAACAGGTCGTGAATGCCGCGAAAACGCATGGCTCGCGGCTCGTCGTGCTTGTTACCGATTGTTGTAACGCGCGCGACGACGGACTCTCGCAAAGCTTTCCTCGCGCCGCGTACATTCCCTCGCCGGAAGCTTACACACCTTTGTTTCAATCGTTATTTATCGAGCCGACCGGAGTGGTCGACGTCAACGCTTGCGGGCCCGGCGAGAGCGCTTTCTTTTCTCTCCCTCCGAAAGAATTGAGCGAGGAATATGGATCGCTCTTTACGAAAGCACTGACGAAATGGGCCGAGGAAAAGAACGATCGCCGCTCGACTTGGGATGAGCTGTTGATGGATGTCGGTGTGCGGGTTCATCTCATGTTTCGTGAAGCGTATCCCGACGGCATCGCGGTCGCCAAAGGTGCAGCGATGCAGACGGACCAGAACGTGTTCGCTCGGAACTACCCGGGCATGCCGAAAGACCGCGGAATTCGCCTGGGGATCGCCGTGCGCGACGACAACGAAGGTCGCGGGGCGATGATCGTCGAGATCGTCGATGGTTCGCCGGCGACCAAAGCTTTCGACATCGAACGAGAAAGCTACGGCCCCCTTGCGAAAGGAAGGCGGATCACGACGATGAACGGTCGCAAGATCTCCGGCCCTAAAGAGTTCGAAGCCGCTATCAAAAGCTCGCCGCAGATCATGCGACTGACGGTGGAAGGCTCGGATCTCGCAGGGCATGAATTTCTCGTGCGCCTGAGCTATTAA
- a CDS encoding alpha/beta hydrolase: protein MSGRSVGRFVDAERHGRFLFALVGWFVVCPTGGFAQSPKPTPSATPKATAVPAVSPTATAEKSSVVVEGAKPANPIDDWATQVLKEDPLSKKTKISAADLRAALADPKTSDFVFERHFARAELSTGEREALLRESLTHKSAVVRRQAARALSALKLLDSAVADQLLEIAKNGDRDAQRSVVIALANVELPWSKVSGAYWKAILEALASADAKASAAALQQIERWGPDAVPSLMDILKNGDAAARQAAAQALSRIVGSAPKSSDVPPATPSPTTRVATGTVAKGMPRETAPLHLERKLDEEHPETVRVYYGTNREILRTTADPRYLLYGLPALFLFLLYRVFRRAQRSARERTARSILRGALAAVVLVGASFWIVIVWNQALRDYLSETTGVVYGSHRARNGGVHYGFCDVSIPQAHKAGEVERPLIGTEDETHHVMLRRNEELKEDAFFEQVRSSLADREVDRRNCFIFVHGYNVSFEKAALRTAQIHYDLKFAGVPMFYSWPSRANLRSYFSDRNEIGYSYEHVMKFLLDTAKRTDAKRIHVIAHSMGADAVGRAVLAMGDRGKIFDQIVLAAPDVDADVFREQIAPRLQKIANRTTLYCSRNDWALHASYAFNDSPRLGDSSRGIMVLEGLDTVDASDIDTDLLGHSYYGDCMMMLGDVQLLMDKNLPPLERRLSSHLSEKLNYWTFGKANAETNGKAEPSGG, encoded by the coding sequence ATGAGCGGTCGCAGCGTAGGACGTTTCGTCGATGCCGAGCGCCACGGCCGCTTCCTGTTCGCCTTGGTCGGCTGGTTCGTCGTTTGTCCGACCGGGGGCTTCGCGCAATCTCCGAAGCCGACACCGAGCGCCACTCCGAAAGCTACGGCCGTTCCGGCAGTGTCTCCCACGGCCACGGCCGAAAAGTCTTCCGTCGTCGTCGAAGGGGCGAAGCCTGCGAATCCGATCGACGATTGGGCGACGCAAGTTCTGAAAGAAGATCCACTTTCGAAGAAGACGAAGATCTCGGCCGCCGATCTGCGCGCAGCCCTTGCCGATCCGAAGACGAGCGACTTCGTCTTCGAGCGGCATTTCGCTCGGGCCGAGCTTTCGACCGGCGAGCGTGAAGCGTTGCTTAGGGAATCTCTGACCCATAAGTCGGCCGTGGTCCGCCGCCAAGCGGCGCGCGCATTGAGCGCACTGAAATTGCTCGACTCCGCCGTGGCGGATCAGTTGCTGGAGATCGCGAAGAACGGCGACCGGGATGCGCAAAGGAGCGTGGTGATCGCGCTGGCGAACGTCGAACTCCCCTGGAGCAAGGTTTCGGGGGCTTATTGGAAGGCGATTCTCGAAGCGCTCGCGTCGGCCGATGCCAAGGCTTCCGCAGCGGCGCTGCAGCAGATCGAACGCTGGGGACCGGATGCGGTGCCGAGCTTAATGGACATCTTGAAGAACGGCGACGCCGCGGCGCGCCAAGCGGCGGCACAGGCACTCAGTCGGATCGTCGGCAGCGCGCCGAAGTCGTCCGACGTCCCCCCGGCTACTCCCTCGCCGACGACGCGCGTCGCGACGGGAACGGTCGCCAAAGGGATGCCGCGTGAAACCGCGCCGCTGCATCTCGAGCGTAAGCTCGACGAAGAGCATCCGGAAACGGTGCGCGTGTATTACGGCACTAATCGCGAGATCCTGCGGACCACGGCCGATCCGCGTTATCTGCTGTACGGACTTCCGGCCTTGTTTTTGTTCTTGCTCTACCGCGTGTTTCGACGCGCGCAGCGCAGCGCGCGCGAGCGGACGGCACGCAGCATTTTGCGAGGAGCACTCGCCGCGGTCGTCTTGGTCGGCGCTTCGTTTTGGATCGTCATCGTGTGGAATCAGGCGCTGCGAGATTATCTGAGCGAAACGACCGGCGTGGTCTATGGTTCGCATCGCGCGCGTAACGGCGGCGTCCATTACGGGTTTTGCGACGTCTCCATTCCGCAGGCGCACAAGGCCGGCGAAGTCGAGCGGCCGTTGATCGGTACGGAAGACGAAACGCATCACGTCATGCTCCGTCGCAACGAGGAGCTGAAAGAAGATGCGTTTTTCGAGCAAGTCCGCAGTTCGCTAGCCGACCGCGAAGTCGATCGCCGCAATTGCTTTATCTTCGTGCATGGCTACAACGTCTCGTTCGAGAAGGCGGCGCTCCGCACGGCGCAGATCCATTACGATCTGAAGTTCGCCGGGGTGCCGATGTTTTACAGTTGGCCGTCGAGAGCTAACTTGCGGAGTTACTTCTCCGATCGGAACGAGATCGGCTACAGCTACGAACACGTCATGAAGTTTCTGCTCGACACGGCGAAGCGAACCGACGCGAAGCGAATCCATGTCATCGCGCATAGCATGGGGGCCGACGCCGTCGGGCGGGCCGTTCTCGCGATGGGGGATCGAGGTAAGATTTTCGATCAGATCGTACTGGCCGCGCCCGACGTCGACGCCGACGTCTTCCGCGAGCAGATCGCGCCACGGTTGCAGAAGATCGCCAATCGGACGACCCTCTATTGCTCGCGCAACGATTGGGCCTTGCATGCCTCGTATGCCTTCAACGACAGTCCTCGACTCGGCGATTCGAGCCGAGGAATCATGGTGCTGGAAGGGCTCGACACGGTCGACGCCTCGGACATCGATACCGATCTGTTGGGCCATTCCTACTACGGCGACTGCATGATGATGCTCGGCGACGTGCAGCTGTTGATGGACAAGAATCTTCCCCCGCTCGAAAGGCGGCTGTCGTCGCACCTGAGCGAGAAGCTAAACTACTGGACGTTCGGAAAAGCGAACGCCGAAACGAACGGAAAAGCAGAGCCAAGCGGGGGCTGA
- a CDS encoding caspase family protein encodes MNSHLRLVVACFCFGWMCAASAQEAGLHTKPEQTQGRRRALLVGCTEYPTLGPKFALQGPANDVELFDRLLRERFQFGEADIVRLVHVNALEGRPLRANIVKAMERLIAEARAGDEILILFSGHGSQQPDEASGGDEADGLDEVFLPEDVRSQASPEARVAGISDDEIERWLTALRERGAFVFFIADACHSGTMSRSSEESESNETFRFVPADVLTPTKVLQDAALHAQQRADRSESKPEGASSVASLTMPTTVGGLAALYAVPPQALEREHPMPPPRNGRNDPRYGRLSYALNQVLLRAERPLTYRELAQQITWQYRCWNWFPGPLLEASSVDREVLNKREWHARSALMLTRSVDGTLMVDQGLAHGLTIGSVLKVFGTNAETGFVRVTSATPFSAIVEPTTFEGSATLPAEKFESPSRCEVVEVDYGQLRVSVRVRQLREKPDSKPSQSFAQVQEFIVETSRRKDSIVRPAAMDEVEDVTLLVGENAMALRRRGPDEEPSAAMTQESFGPYPLDDELSAALARDLRQIALVRNLLRLADNAPQPDAREGKSPFGLKIQVERASVGGGDWTAVDDVADARFTNGDLLRLRLQNTGLAPLDATVVYIDSRCKIQNQYPTLRAAQAGTYNTIEPRKSHEVVIKINDGTIGWEDVLVFAVLHAPPISAHFAFLEQPGLTPADLRTMRGGARSPLDELLAAALGGARAASRKDRPPTFAVRRIPIEVFKSPRQP; translated from the coding sequence ATGAACTCTCATCTCCGCCTCGTCGTTGCATGCTTCTGTTTCGGATGGATGTGCGCGGCATCGGCGCAAGAAGCTGGATTGCATACGAAGCCCGAGCAAACGCAAGGCCGCCGGCGAGCGCTGCTTGTCGGTTGCACCGAGTATCCGACGCTGGGGCCGAAATTCGCGCTCCAAGGGCCGGCGAACGATGTGGAATTATTCGATCGCTTGCTGCGTGAACGATTTCAGTTCGGCGAGGCCGACATCGTTCGTCTGGTGCATGTGAATGCTCTCGAAGGCCGACCCTTGCGTGCGAACATCGTCAAGGCGATGGAGCGACTCATTGCCGAAGCACGGGCAGGCGACGAGATCTTGATCTTGTTTTCCGGTCACGGAAGCCAGCAGCCCGACGAAGCGAGCGGTGGCGATGAAGCCGATGGTCTCGATGAAGTTTTCTTGCCGGAAGACGTCCGTTCGCAAGCTTCGCCGGAAGCTCGTGTGGCCGGAATTAGCGACGATGAAATCGAGCGCTGGCTTACGGCGCTTCGCGAGCGCGGAGCGTTCGTCTTCTTTATCGCCGATGCTTGTCATTCGGGCACCATGTCGCGCAGCTCGGAAGAGAGCGAATCGAACGAAACGTTTCGGTTCGTGCCCGCGGACGTTTTGACGCCGACGAAGGTCCTGCAAGATGCGGCGTTGCATGCCCAGCAGCGAGCGGATCGGTCGGAGTCGAAGCCCGAAGGCGCTTCGAGTGTGGCGAGTCTTACGATGCCGACGACGGTCGGAGGACTCGCGGCGCTCTATGCGGTGCCGCCGCAGGCATTGGAGCGAGAGCATCCGATGCCGCCGCCCCGCAACGGTCGCAACGATCCTCGTTACGGAAGGTTGAGCTATGCACTGAATCAAGTGCTGCTCCGTGCGGAAAGGCCGCTTACCTATCGCGAATTGGCGCAGCAGATTACGTGGCAGTATCGATGCTGGAATTGGTTTCCCGGGCCTTTGCTCGAGGCGTCGTCGGTTGATCGCGAAGTGCTGAACAAGCGCGAATGGCATGCTCGCTCGGCACTGATGCTGACTCGTTCCGTCGACGGCACGCTCATGGTCGATCAAGGCCTCGCGCACGGGTTGACGATCGGCAGCGTCTTGAAAGTCTTCGGGACGAATGCAGAGACGGGATTCGTGCGCGTGACGAGCGCCACTCCGTTCAGCGCGATCGTAGAGCCGACTACCTTCGAAGGGAGTGCGACGTTGCCTGCCGAGAAGTTCGAGTCGCCGAGCCGTTGCGAAGTCGTCGAAGTCGACTACGGGCAACTGCGCGTTTCGGTGCGCGTACGACAACTGCGAGAAAAGCCGGACTCCAAGCCGTCGCAATCGTTCGCTCAAGTGCAGGAATTCATCGTCGAAACTTCAAGACGGAAAGATTCGATCGTTCGGCCGGCGGCAATGGACGAAGTCGAAGATGTTACGTTGCTGGTAGGCGAGAACGCCATGGCGCTCCGACGGCGCGGCCCTGACGAAGAGCCATCGGCAGCGATGACGCAAGAATCGTTCGGGCCCTATCCTCTCGACGATGAGTTGTCGGCGGCGCTTGCTCGCGATCTGCGCCAGATTGCGCTCGTGCGGAACTTGTTGCGGCTCGCCGATAACGCTCCGCAACCAGACGCGCGTGAGGGGAAATCACCGTTCGGCTTGAAGATCCAAGTCGAACGCGCAAGCGTCGGTGGGGGCGATTGGACGGCAGTCGACGATGTTGCCGATGCCCGATTTACGAACGGCGATTTACTCCGACTCCGCTTGCAGAACACGGGCCTTGCTCCGCTCGACGCGACGGTCGTGTATATCGACAGCCGGTGCAAGATTCAAAACCAGTACCCAACGCTCCGCGCGGCACAAGCGGGAACGTACAACACGATCGAGCCTCGCAAGTCGCACGAGGTCGTCATAAAGATCAACGACGGCACGATCGGTTGGGAAGATGTTTTGGTGTTCGCGGTTTTGCATGCGCCGCCGATCTCGGCGCACTTCGCGTTTCTGGAACAGCCCGGTCTTACGCCCGCCGACTTGCGAACTATGCGCGGCGGGGCTCGTTCGCCGCTCGATGAATTGCTTGCCGCAGCGCTCGGTGGGGCGCGAGCAGCGAGCCGCAAAGATCGTCCGCCGACGTTCGCCGTGCGACGAATTCCGATCGAAGTTTTTAAGTCGCCTCGACAGCCGTAA
- the tgt gene encoding tRNA guanosine(34) transglycosylase Tgt, which produces MSNSPFSFDLLATDPASSARRGRFHTPHGALETPAFMPVGTQGTVKGLTTDQLRATGAQMVLGNTYHLALRPGEETVRLLGGLHKFMLWDGPILTDSGGFQLFSLAKMTKITEEQATFRSHIDGSLLQLSPERAVAIQEALGSDVAMVLDHVVALPATDAVIDDAMERTIRWAERCKRAATRDDQAQFAIVQGGLDPVRRVRCAERLAELDFPGYAIGGLSVGETPAEMYTCLDAVMPAMPREKPRYLMGVGTPIDLLEAIRRGVDMFDCVMPTRNGRNALAFTDEGQVRLRNKVHERDPRPLEEGCPCPACRHSRGYLRHLVMAKEMLGATLLSIHNITYYQRLVAGARAAIEAGRYDEYYAAKKAGWLRAAAASDREHSGPMIEEADFPPGD; this is translated from the coding sequence ATGAGCAACTCTCCATTTTCGTTCGACTTATTAGCGACAGATCCCGCGAGCTCCGCGCGGCGAGGTCGTTTTCATACGCCGCATGGCGCGCTTGAAACACCGGCGTTCATGCCGGTCGGGACGCAAGGAACCGTGAAGGGGTTGACGACCGATCAGCTGCGCGCCACCGGGGCGCAGATGGTACTCGGCAACACCTACCATCTTGCGCTTCGCCCCGGCGAAGAGACGGTGCGGCTCCTCGGCGGCTTGCATAAGTTCATGCTTTGGGACGGCCCGATCTTGACCGATAGCGGCGGCTTTCAGCTCTTCAGCCTCGCCAAGATGACGAAGATCACCGAAGAGCAGGCGACCTTCCGTTCGCACATCGACGGGAGCTTGCTGCAGCTTTCGCCCGAGCGCGCCGTGGCGATTCAAGAGGCGCTCGGCAGCGATGTGGCGATGGTGCTCGACCACGTCGTCGCGTTGCCGGCGACCGACGCCGTGATCGACGATGCGATGGAGCGTACCATCCGTTGGGCCGAGCGCTGCAAACGGGCCGCGACGCGCGACGACCAGGCGCAGTTCGCGATCGTGCAAGGGGGGCTCGATCCCGTGCGGCGCGTTCGTTGTGCCGAGCGGCTCGCCGAACTCGACTTTCCCGGTTACGCGATCGGCGGGCTCAGCGTCGGGGAAACTCCGGCCGAGATGTATACGTGCCTCGATGCCGTGATGCCGGCGATGCCGCGCGAGAAGCCTCGCTACCTGATGGGAGTCGGAACGCCGATCGATCTGTTGGAAGCGATTCGTCGCGGGGTCGATATGTTCGATTGCGTCATGCCGACGCGCAACGGTCGGAATGCTCTGGCCTTTACCGATGAAGGACAGGTTCGGCTGCGCAATAAAGTCCACGAGCGCGACCCTCGGCCGCTTGAGGAAGGCTGCCCCTGCCCTGCGTGTCGACATAGTCGGGGGTATCTGCGGCATTTAGTGATGGCGAAGGAGATGCTCGGAGCGACGCTCCTCTCGATTCACAACATCACGTATTACCAGCGCCTCGTCGCGGGGGCTCGCGCGGCGATCGAAGCCGGCCGGTACGACGAATACTACGCGGCGAAGAAGGCGGGCTGGCTGCGCGCCGCGGCAGCGAGCGACCGAGAGCATTCGGGCCCGATGATTGAGGAAGCCGATTTCCCTCCCGGCGATTGA
- a CDS encoding LysR family transcriptional regulator, whose translation MPRPPLRSRPYKELTLQQLRSFSETARLGSYFAAAKSLGLTHPTVREQVLALQREFRLKLIETHGRGCRLTTEGRLLAEMVTPLVSGAATLKPRFESARKQAKIRLTVSGPPRVIQEDLPAAVSALLEDNPNLNLVFLELRDDQVVPSVESGAADIGLTTRAVPDAAPIGVSFETAYELETLLLTAKSHPLARRSRVTPADLRKYPLLSSRYTLSDQPELAAMLDRNRVFDGPTPRVEPFLAGTVRRYVEQNLGIALVYGLRPGGGKSLLHERSMSRYFGRGLVRFVFRNGSVHEDAARAFAAQVRLQNQIQS comes from the coding sequence GTGCCACGTCCCCCGTTGCGAAGCCGCCCCTATAAAGAACTCACGCTGCAACAACTCCGCAGTTTCAGCGAAACGGCCCGGCTAGGGAGTTATTTCGCCGCGGCGAAGTCGCTCGGGCTCACTCACCCGACGGTGCGCGAGCAGGTCTTGGCGTTGCAACGTGAATTCCGCTTGAAGCTGATCGAAACGCACGGCCGAGGCTGCCGTCTTACGACCGAGGGGCGGCTGTTAGCGGAGATGGTTACGCCGCTCGTCTCGGGTGCCGCGACGTTAAAGCCGCGCTTCGAGTCGGCGCGCAAGCAAGCGAAGATCCGACTCACTGTCAGTGGCCCGCCGCGCGTGATTCAAGAAGATTTGCCGGCGGCCGTTTCGGCGCTGCTCGAAGATAATCCGAACTTGAACTTAGTGTTCTTAGAACTGCGCGACGATCAAGTCGTGCCTTCGGTCGAGTCGGGCGCGGCCGACATCGGCCTAACGACACGCGCCGTTCCCGATGCGGCTCCGATCGGCGTGAGCTTCGAGACCGCTTATGAATTAGAGACGCTGCTGCTCACCGCCAAGAGCCATCCGCTGGCGCGGCGCAGTCGCGTAACGCCCGCCGATCTTAGGAAGTATCCCCTGCTCTCTTCGCGTTATACGCTTTCCGATCAGCCCGAACTGGCTGCGATGCTCGATCGGAATCGGGTCTTCGACGGGCCGACACCGCGTGTCGAACCGTTCCTCGCCGGTACGGTGCGTCGTTACGTCGAACAAAACTTAGGAATTGCCCTGGTCTACGGCCTCAGGCCGGGCGGCGGCAAGTCGCTGTTGCACGAACGGTCGATGAGTCGATACTTCGGCCGCGGACTTGTCCGTTTCGTCTTCCGAAACGGCTCGGTGCATGAAGACGCCGCGCGAGCGTTTGCGGCTCAGGTTCGTTTGCAGAATCAAATTCAAAGCTAG
- a CDS encoding G protein-coupled receptor LGR4 has product MTSIFARRYLCGILFAGLAICRVAAAADSLAEIKTKEDFDALVARSEGTKREALTASAAEILAAVKRKAHVDFVVAALEKAPGKFERVNVTPEALKSAFGSASAPFSSPLFDSLKSVDLGSAALNVKQKREVDPFDQAFYEHLGEIDTLESLVIIHTNSENAWLKPVGKLTSLKVLNIVNQGKLTDEGLAHLAGLKNLERFAYIGTQLKGHPFKDFKGWTNLKSSSFRGSKLDDVGIQAMCEAFPNYETLSLAHAHFTDAGAVHLASLKKLKGLEIASREATPKCLVHITALPLEYLQLGDGLDKSEGIAIVKEMSTLKKFVITGAQTTSDADLAIVAGMKHLEHLELSEFEITEARLPALKEFAFLKSMRIVRRSKPNTPELQAKVKELLSKTDVKFE; this is encoded by the coding sequence ATGACTTCGATATTCGCCCGGCGTTATTTGTGTGGAATTCTCTTCGCCGGGTTGGCGATTTGCCGGGTCGCAGCGGCGGCCGATTCCCTGGCTGAGATCAAAACGAAGGAAGATTTCGACGCACTTGTCGCGCGCTCGGAAGGAACGAAGAGAGAAGCCCTGACGGCCTCCGCTGCGGAAATTCTCGCGGCGGTGAAGCGGAAGGCGCATGTCGACTTCGTCGTCGCCGCGTTGGAGAAAGCGCCGGGCAAGTTCGAGCGAGTCAACGTTACGCCGGAAGCGTTGAAGTCGGCGTTCGGTTCCGCGAGCGCTCCGTTTTCCAGCCCGTTGTTCGATAGCTTGAAATCGGTCGACTTGGGAAGTGCGGCGTTGAACGTCAAGCAGAAGCGCGAAGTCGATCCTTTCGATCAAGCGTTCTACGAGCACCTCGGCGAGATCGACACGCTGGAGTCGCTCGTCATCATTCACACCAACTCCGAGAACGCTTGGCTGAAGCCGGTCGGCAAACTCACGTCGCTCAAGGTGCTCAACATCGTCAACCAAGGGAAGCTCACCGACGAAGGCTTGGCCCACCTTGCCGGCCTTAAGAATCTCGAACGCTTCGCCTACATCGGCACGCAGTTGAAGGGGCATCCGTTCAAAGATTTCAAGGGCTGGACGAACTTGAAGAGCTCCAGTTTCCGCGGCTCGAAGCTAGACGACGTCGGCATCCAGGCGATGTGCGAAGCGTTTCCCAACTACGAGACGCTGAGCCTAGCCCACGCCCATTTCACCGATGCCGGGGCCGTGCATCTGGCGAGCCTCAAGAAGCTTAAGGGCCTAGAGATCGCCTCGCGCGAAGCGACCCCGAAGTGTTTGGTGCATATCACGGCCTTGCCTTTGGAATACCTGCAACTCGGCGACGGGCTCGATAAGTCGGAAGGGATTGCGATCGTCAAGGAGATGTCGACGCTGAAGAAGTTCGTCATCACCGGCGCGCAAACCACGAGCGATGCCGATCTGGCGATCGTGGCCGGCATGAAACACCTGGAACACTTGGAGCTCTCGGAATTCGAAATCACCGAAGCCCGCTTGCCGGCCCTCAAGGAGTTCGCCTTCTTAAAGTCGATGCGCATCGTCCGCCGGAGCAAGCCGAACACGCCGGAGCTGCAAGCGAAGGTGAAGGAATTGCTGTCTAAGACGGATGTGAAGTTCGAGTGA